A stretch of Cloacibacillus sp. DNA encodes these proteins:
- a CDS encoding tRNA-binding protein, with the protein MTAPVKANIGMDLVDQIDIRVGTIRTVEDVANSKKLVKLGVDFGGFTRTILVGMKGEREDPKEVEGKQALFIVNLEPRKMAGELSEGMLFDIGYADKITPVLAQPEKPVPDGTRAG; encoded by the coding sequence ATGACGGCTCCGGTAAAGGCTAACATCGGGATGGACCTTGTCGATCAGATAGATATCCGCGTCGGCACGATAAGGACTGTCGAAGATGTCGCAAATTCAAAAAAACTTGTAAAACTCGGCGTCGATTTTGGCGGTTTTACAAGGACCATACTGGTGGGGATGAAGGGCGAGAGGGAAGATCCCAAAGAGGTCGAGGGGAAACAGGCCCTCTTCATCGTCAATTTAGAGCCAAGAAAGATGGCGGGAGAGCTCTCCGAGGGGATGCTTTTTGACATCGGCTATGCGGACAAAATCACACCCGTGCTCGCGCAGCCCGAAAAACCGGTGCCT
- a CDS encoding type II toxin-antitoxin system RelE/ParE family toxin, with translation MNSFEVRFLEAALTDLEEIIIYIAAESRDASKELHHLIIKHANELSAFPCRGARIPDEKIAAMGFRCVPVGKYLILYKVEEATVFIHRVLDGRRSCPGIFS, from the coding sequence ATGAATAGTTTCGAGGTACGCTTCCTTGAGGCGGCTCTCACCGACCTGGAGGAGATCATCATCTATATCGCCGCGGAAAGCAGGGACGCCTCAAAAGAGCTGCACCATCTTATCATCAAGCACGCGAACGAACTTTCAGCGTTTCCCTGCCGTGGAGCCAGAATTCCGGATGAAAAAATCGCCGCTATGGGCTTTCGCTGTGTTCCGGTTGGGAAATACCTCATCTTATACAAGGTGGAAGAGGCCACCGTATTCATCCATCGCGTGCTTGACGGCAGACGCAGCTGTCCGGGGATATTCTCCTGA